CCCTGTCagtttttgtgctaagctaagcagaCCATCTGCTGGCTGCAGGCTGAAACACACAAGAGTGGTATCTCTCAAAGAGTGGGTGTCTGCCATCTAATTCTAATCAGTGTTACCCACAATTTCAAACTGTTCCTCAACAGGATAATTTCTGGGatattatttttcaacatacgcACATCAGATGAACATGTTTGATAAGGATCCATTGAATTTGATTAAAGAATTGTGACAAAGattataaaataattgaaaCAGTTCAATGTTAAAATCATCTTGTCAATGCTCTATGGTGCATAAACTATGTGGGGGCAACACTTTTTCTACATTACATGATGTGTATTTGTGGTATTTCAGTACTGCACATTTTACTTAATTATTGGCTGATGTAGGTGCCGCTTTATCGGACCTAAACTGGCCCcaatttgtgaaaataaatcatgaacAAGTGGTTTTCCGACTTTATGTTtagcaaaaaaacatcactgacCCCATACTGAAACACCTACAACAAGTAAGAAATAACTCCTGTTCTCTCCCACTTCTTCACACCCCATACCCAATATCACAACAAAACTCAATATCACAACAGGACTCACAGCATTCGTAATACAATGTCAGTTTTCTAggctctttgaaaaaaaatgtaactttctatatacagtaaatgtcagGATACACTTTTCAACCTATCATTTCTAACTGTAAATCTGTACTATAGATTCTGATCTATATGTTGATGAGTCACCTCACTGTGAAACAAGGAAATAACTGTCTAAATATAAAACTTCTGTGTAATGGTTTGAACTGTGAGGGACTGTTTATTAAtgtatgaaataaaatggtaatatgaataaaatatttggtgcacaaattacaaaagaaatctGCATTATGGTCAATGGTTAATACTATTAAATTGTTGCACATATAAAGAATGTATCACAACAGCAGAAATGCTTATATCACAAACGATGTTCAGttgaataaaatacatgtatttgtaggtttaaaaaaaacaatcgaATATATGAACACTTAAATCCACATTAACCACATTCAATCCACTTTTAAATGTGGCTAAACTACATTTTTGTTGCATCGTAAAAAATCAATGATTGAGGATGTTGTAATGAGTAAGTTATAGATACAATGCACCATGTAGCGTATAAAAACATGTAACTGACTAGCCTTTTTGTCTGAAACCACATGCTGAAAGCATGAAGGCTATTGAACATTGGTTCTGTACATGACAGTTTTTGAGACTTGGTTACCATTTTTGTTTTGGCTCTCCTTCGAGTTTTTTGATAAAGTACGTCTTGATAAACTGTGTCAAAGTCAAGCGCTGACGTACTCTAGATCACTTCACTcagttgaaaaaaagatttacacaaTCTGAATCAACATGAACCCGATATGCGCATGAACTGAATATTGCTCCTTCCTTCTTAAACAGCTTATATATCCAAGGGACATAGTTTTTGAGTTGCCTCATTTCTTCATGACTGCAGCTCAGACTCTGAGGATTTCCAGGCAGTTGTTGTAGCAGATAGCAATCCAGTCGGGCTGGGTGGTGGCCCACTGGACATTATTGATCTCTCCCTCGGCTGTGTAGGCCAGTATAGGGTCCTCAATGGCCCGCGGCATCTGCTGGATGTCCCAGATTAGAGCCTGGTGGTCCTCCGCTGGACAGAAAGGAAGGGAGGATGTTCGATGTGAATTGATTTATCTTCttaaaacaggaagaaaactATGTTCCTAAACACTACATGTTTTAGGCCTCAATCTGGTTGATAACTATTTTCTACCACGTTTTCTTATTCAGCAGAACCCAAAAACATCATAGCAAGATCGGGGGGAAAAAAGTAAGGGACAAAATCCTCACAAAACAGCACATCGGTGTATTGTACAGCAGTAACTGTTGACTGAATTTAATTGCCTTTATTATGCATGTAAGTGTATTGTAGGGTTGTTTGGACAAAATGATCCTGGTTTATGAAATTATCTTCAGAACTTCCCTCAGGAAATTAGTGAGTGGGGGGTGGTAAGCTCTGGggtttttctttaacattgCACATTTTGCTTGGANNNNNNNNNNNNNNNNNNNNNNNNNNNNNNNNNNNNNNNNNNNNNNNNNNNNNNNNNNNNNNNNNNNNNNNNNNNNNNNNNNNNNNNNNNNNNNNNNNNNAACTTCCCTCAGGAAATTAGTGAGTGGGGGGTGGTAAGCTCTGGggtttttctttaacattgCACATTTTGCTTGGATTAACCACCTCGAGGCAAACATCTGCTGTGATTGCTCATCTGTCAACATTAGCTGAATCCGATCCCAGTTATCTCATGATCACTTTCCTCTGTCCTTAAATGTATGGCCTTCGGTGAGTGATTCTTTTGACTCTGTAGGTTATGTGGTAATGTGTAATCATTGCTTCTACTTCTTCTGTCTTCCTATTAGGCAAGGCGGTATTATAATAAAATGCCAGAGACACTAaacttaaaaaactaactaaaaaataaaacattagtcACTCTAAATTGTAGTATCAAAAGATACGCCCCATTGCCAATCTCTTCCTTCAACTTGTATATTTACTGTCACACTGCTTTGGTGAGTTCACATGTTTTACATAAGAACGGCACCCTCTCATGCTCATTGTCAGTTACTGCAATGATGTTCAAGCTCAAATTGAGATGTTTTCCTCTCATTCTGCAACAACTACttaattactgtgtgtgtgtgtgtgtgtctctctctctctatatatatatatatatatNNNNNNNNNNNNNNNNNNNNNNNNNNNNNNNNNNNNNNNNNNNNNNNNNNNNNNNNNNNNNNNNNNNNNNNNNNNNNNNNNNNNNNNNNNNNNNNNNNNNNNNNNtctctctctctctcaacctctGTGTAATTGCTAACTGTGTGTTCTGTAAAACCTGCATACCTGCTGTGCAGATGTGACAGGAGGAATGCGGCGCCCAGGCGATTCCATTGACACAGGCCCTGTGGTTGTTGAGTCTGGCCACCGGAGTACAGGGCACACGCACGTCTAAGATCACCACCTGAGGAtaagaagaaggaaaaatacGGACGTTAACCGACGACTGTTTCAACATCTAGACTACTCAAGAGCATATCAAGTATTTTACGTAAATATAGAAAACAGAAACGACGCAAGCACTATGTTTCCAAATCACCTCATATTTACATCAAAGGAGCACCACTAACCTCCATGCTGTCCATCGCCATGGTGACAAGGTAGTTGGGGTCCTGCTTGTTCCAGCAGAGCCGGAGCAGTGGGTGGTGCTGCGGGTCTTCATAGATGATAGTGCTGTGTTCAAGATGACGCAGGTCAAACATGCGAACCGAGCCGTCCGCTCCCACCGAGGCAAACATATCCCTGCCTCCACCCGCTCGGCTGAAAGAGATGTCATACACCTGCAACGCAACCAGACGGTGAGTTCTGAACAGCAAACTGAAGAGCATTTGACATGGAAGATGGGAAAGTTACTTGTTATCTATGGGtagcaatttttttaaacacaataaaaattcTTGAAGGTTTGAGCATTCATGTGACAAGATTTACCTCTTTGTCATGGGCAATGAGCTGCGTCTTGACATGACCAGACACTAAGTTGACCCTGCCCAGCACCTGTCCAGTCTCCAGTCCCCAGATCGTACAGGTAGTGTCAATACTGGAAGtacctgcacaaaaaaaaaacataaaaacaatgtcaTCAATATTTTCAAATGACTTATGGACAGTGAAGCTTATATATACAGTTGtcttcaaaataatagcagttcAACATCACTAAcatcataaatcatatttttttgtttttttacattgcaaataatttactagtaagctCTGTAGAGTCATAGGGtgtttctcaatctgtgttcttctatggacttgtgttcttgtgaaacgtcatgtttggtggccaaagtactgacccaaaaatcctgttttgatttggaattgaatgtgcagtgttcccaatgcattgatatttttcaaacacactgctattattctgaacataACTGTATCAACAATGTTGCCCTTAGGTAACCCTGAACTGAGCTTTTACCTAGCAAGTTTGGGTCCACCTCGTTCCAGTCAAAGGATGTGAGTGGTGCACAGAAGTCAGAGTTCTTGTTATTGTTTAGCAGGCACTCCAGTCGGGTCTCTGTTTCGCCCACCTGTAtgtagaaaacatttttctgtctATATTTGTGGAATCAGTGAGTTCATACAGACCACAtccaccacaaaaaaatgatgggaaaaagagaagaaaggtgGAAAAACTGTTGGATTGCATCGTAGCtgaatttaatttgtttcaatCACAGGCTTTACTATAGTCATCATGCATAAGAAGTCACAATGTTCTCATTCAGAGCATTCGTTTCGATGTCTCACTATGGGATACGCCTCCCTGCGTATCCCATAGTGACACATCTCACTCATGCTACTCTGAGAACTGGGGTTACACAAGTGACCTAAAGTTATACATTcatcaaaataaatgcaaaagaCACCTCTATAGCATTAGttactaataaaataaataaataaaactgtttgaATTATCAATGCATACCAGAATGTAAAATTCtcaggaaaaggaaaaacaccaTTTTGGTTCCATGCTGTGGCATATGAGAGCCTTAAGCTTTGTTTATACTCGCGCAAGACACCATGGAACGGACCTCCACAAACTGGCCTACAAACAAAATAACCTGTGAATAAGCAAGAAGTAGTAGAGAGTAGGCTGACTGGCAACAGAAGTAAAAACATCCATGATGAACACAAACGTACCGAATAACATTGTCTTTGTGTACTAATTATTAACTGTATCTGTTTCTTGATGTTATAAAACACCCTTTCCAAGAGTCAATTTTCAAAGCTTTGATAAATTAACTGtctttctcagcatggctgtgttcagaacaCGGTGTTGTCCAGCAACCTTTGTGCGCGGTAACTCAAGTGAAGATTATTGTCTCTTTTAAAAAgtccattatatttttttaatcctccgtgtcctccttggctacgaGCAACTGTGTGGACGAGGGGTGGAGCACGTGCCTGATTATGGTATGCTTGTGTCACGTGGACTACTTAGAAGTCCTCATGGAGATGACAGAacctacgcactatagctttaagaggTGTACAACCAAGCACCGCGACAACTTTTGGAACCTACACGTTAGACCCAAATAGAGTTAAGTCATTTTTTGGCGTGTGAACCTTGCACCAGGGACACTGCGGCGACCATAAACCTAGGCCTATTTCTAGGACTACACGAGGCCATTGGTTCAGATGAGACTAGTCCCCTTACCCTCCAGATTCTCAGGTAGTCTCCGCTGGTGGCAAGCAGGTCAGGATACGCTCCTTTGCTGTCGGGAATCCACATGACCTTGGTGGTGGGGTAGGGATGGTCGAAGGTGTTTCGACACACAAACTCAGAGTTCTCCTCCTCCAAACCAACTATCTGaacctgtgaaaaaaaaacaataactcaCCTTGAGTGAGTCAGTGTAGCATTACTGAGCGGAGAAACAGTACAGTCAGGTGTGACAGGCGGTGATGATTCTAGGGATCCTCGGATGGGATAATCCAGTTAGGGATACATTTGATCAATTTCCGCTCCAATATTCAACCcgaacattttgattttatgtCATGTTTCCCAATTCTTTGTAATACCACCATATGTCCAGTTTCCACTCGTGCAATTAAATACTCTGAAAAAAGTTAGACGTTagttttaaaacatacataccGGTCctcatttatatataataatctTTATAAATAGATAATTTGTCAAAGCCGAGGTTAAGAAGTGCACAACTAACTGACAGAATAAATTTCAGTAATgcaagatgaaataaaaaaggacaaatcaaGAAGTTAAAAGAACTTATgggggaaattaaaaaaaacaaaagatttctTGAACCAAACGTTTTCACGTGAAATACCCACAAAGTAGATTATGCAAAATAGTCATACGTTCTctcattgtgttacttatgaaTGGAAtttaagtgaaaataaatgactcCCCTTTTTGCTGAGGACCCCCTGGAACTCTCTGAAGCACCCCTGGGGGGCCCCCAACCCTATTTTGGGAACAACTGTATTAAACCACTAACCTGTTATCAAATGTCTGCAACTCACTTCCTCCATTGCATTGGAAAATGTCTTGCATATATTGATGATGTTTTTCTCAAATGAGGGCAAACTGCTCCCTACAATcatcacaaaatattttataaacGCACAAACAGTTTCGTAATACACTCTAAATAGTCTCATTCATAGGCCTCATCAGAACCGGCCAACACATAAGTGAACAAGGCGGGTGCCGAGGGCGTGTttaaggggaactatgcagcttttttttaacaggacaactatggagtcattggaatggttatatgacatttttggaGTTAAATGATGGTCATCTCGCTCCTTCCTAGCGCCTGTGAACGGAAAAcccacccttgcaactttcgGCCAGCAACCCGACAGCCCCAGCATGGCGAAGGATTGCGTGAGGTCAGGTCTCgcgatgtaacaaattgcttcacggcactgcgCACATACAgccattcaggaaccggctaacaacgtagcaatggagtttttcacactatcgtcatggctgagcgggcaaaaaagaagcagagagcTGGAAAAGCATTTTCGGAGGAACAGTGAAAGAGGAAACAGCAGACTGACCGAGAGAGGAGTCAGACAGgagtaaacataggagctgccgAATGTCTATTCTGAAGCtttagggggagctctatagagaaaccttcaagaaaacagcaaagaaatggccaaaacggCAAAGCGGTAATGTTTACCACTcggatgaggaggatgaagtAGAACTACCTGATGCTTgcactaaaaagaaaggtttggCGTTAACGAgttaacttcaggttcaacccaaGGTTTTCTGTATCACAACAGTGGATCGGTTGTGACTGGTTCAATTGCCGTGGTAActtacactcacctataggattataaGGAACACCAAAccaatactgtgtttgaccccctttcgccttcaaaactgccttaattctacgtggcattgattcaacaaggtgctaaaagcattctttagaaaggttggcccatattgataggatagcatcttgcagttggaGATTTGTGTacatgggtacatggtggccataaagggatggacagggTCAGAagcaatgctcaggtaggccgtggcattt
This sequence is a window from Etheostoma cragini isolate CJK2018 chromosome 21, CSU_Ecrag_1.0, whole genome shotgun sequence. Protein-coding genes within it:
- the LOC117937319 gene encoding DDB1- and CUL4-associated factor 7-like; this encodes MSLHGKRKEIYKYEAPWTVYAMNWSVRPDKRFRLALGSFVEEYNNKVQIVGLEEENSEFVCRNTFDHPYPTTKVMWIPDSKGAYPDLLATSGDYLRIWRVGETETRLECLLNNNKNSDFCAPLTSFDWNEVDPNLLGTSSIDTTCTIWGLETGQVLGRVNLVSGHVKTQLIAHDKEVYDISFSRAGGGRDMFASVGADGSVRMFDLRHLEHSTIIYEDPQHHPLLRLCWNKQDPNYLVTMAMDSMEVVILDVRVPCTPVARLNNHRACVNGIAWAPHSSCHICTAAEDHQALIWDIQQMPRAIEDPILAYTAEGEINNVQWATTQPDWIAICYNNCLEILRV